A genomic region of Neisseria cinerea contains the following coding sequences:
- the rpmC gene encoding 50S ribosomal protein L29: MKANELKDKSIEQLNADLLDLLKAQFGLRMQNATGQLGKPSELKRVRRDIARIKTILTEKGAK, from the coding sequence ATGAAAGCAAATGAATTGAAAGACAAATCTATTGAGCAATTAAATGCAGATTTGTTGGACTTGTTGAAGGCTCAATTTGGCTTACGTATGCAAAATGCAACTGGTCAGTTGGGTAAACCAAGTGAATTAAAACGTGTACGTCGCGATATTGCTCGTATTAAAACCATTTTAACTGAAAAAGGTGCTAAGTAA
- the rplP gene encoding 50S ribosomal protein L16, which produces MLQPTRLKYRKQQKGRNTGIATRGNKVSFGEFGLKAVGRGRLTARQIEAARRTMTRHIKRGGRIWIRVFPDKPITEKPIQVRMGGGKGNVEYYIAEIKPGKVLYEMDGVPEALAREAFELAAAKLPIPTTFVVRQVGQ; this is translated from the coding sequence ATGCTGCAGCCAACTAGACTGAAATACCGCAAGCAACAAAAAGGTCGCAATACTGGTATTGCTACTCGCGGTAATAAAGTAAGTTTCGGTGAGTTCGGTTTGAAAGCCGTTGGTCGTGGTCGTTTGACTGCCCGCCAGATCGAAGCTGCTCGTCGTACGATGACTCGCCACATTAAACGTGGTGGTCGTATTTGGATTCGTGTATTCCCTGACAAACCAATTACTGAAAAACCTATTCAAGTTCGTATGGGTGGCGGTAAAGGTAACGTGGAATATTACATTGCCGAAATCAAACCAGGCAAAGTGTTGTATGAAATGGACGGTGTTCCAGAGGCTTTGGCTCGTGAAGCATTTGAATTAGCTGCTGCCAAATTGCCTATTCCTACGACCTTTGTAGTAAGACAGGTAGGTCAATAA
- the rplN gene encoding 50S ribosomal protein L14, with the protein MIQMQTILDVADNSGARRVMCIKVLGGSKRRYASVGDIIKVAVKDAAPRGRVKKGDVYNAVVVRTAKGVRRPDGALIKFDNNAAVLLNNKLEPLGTRIFGPVTRELRTERFMKIVSLAPEVL; encoded by the coding sequence ATGATTCAAATGCAGACCATCTTAGATGTGGCTGATAACTCTGGTGCACGACGCGTAATGTGTATCAAAGTATTAGGCGGCTCTAAGCGTCGCTACGCTTCTGTTGGCGATATTATTAAAGTTGCAGTTAAAGATGCAGCCCCGCGTGGCCGTGTCAAAAAAGGTGATGTATACAATGCAGTAGTTGTTCGTACTGCTAAGGGTGTGCGTCGTCCAGATGGCGCGTTAATTAAATTTGATAATAACGCTGCTGTATTATTGAATAATAAACTTGAACCCTTGGGTACTCGTATTTTTGGTCCGGTAACCCGTGAATTGCGTACTGAGCGATTTATGAAAATCGTTTCATTGGCGCCTGAAGTATTATAA
- the rpsM gene encoding 30S ribosomal protein S13 yields the protein MARIAGVNIPNNAHIVIGLQAIYGIGATRAKLICEAANIAPTTKAKDLDEAQLDALREQVAKYEVEGDLRREVTMSIKRLIDMGCYRGFRHRRGLPCRGQRTRTNARTRKGPRKAIAGKK from the coding sequence ATGGCTCGTATTGCAGGGGTAAATATCCCTAATAACGCTCATATCGTGATTGGTCTTCAGGCTATTTACGGTATTGGTGCGACTCGTGCTAAATTGATTTGTGAGGCAGCAAATATTGCTCCTACTACTAAAGCAAAAGATTTGGACGAGGCTCAATTAGACGCTTTGCGTGAACAAGTTGCTAAATATGAAGTTGAAGGTGATTTGCGTCGTGAAGTAACAATGAGCATCAAGCGACTGATTGATATGGGTTGCTATCGTGGCTTCCGTCATCGTCGTGGCTTGCCTTGTCGTGGTCAACGCACTCGCACAAATGCTCGTACCCGTAAAGGTCCGCGCAAAGCGATTGCCGGTAAGAAATAA
- the rplO gene encoding 50S ribosomal protein L15, protein MFLNTIQPAEGSTHASRRVGRGIGSGLGKTAGRGHKGQKSRAGGFHKVGFEGGQMPLQRRLPKRGFKSLTAATNAEVRLSELNLIAVDEIDVLALKQAGLIPANASNVKVIASGEISKAVTLKGVKATKGAKAAIEAIGGKIEI, encoded by the coding sequence ATGTTTTTGAATACTATTCAACCTGCTGAAGGGTCTACTCACGCTAGTCGTCGTGTAGGTCGTGGTATTGGTAGTGGCTTGGGTAAGACAGCTGGTCGTGGTCATAAAGGTCAAAAAAGCCGTGCTGGTGGTTTCCACAAGGTAGGTTTTGAAGGCGGTCAAATGCCTTTGCAACGTCGTCTGCCAAAACGTGGTTTTAAATCTTTGACTGCTGCTACTAATGCTGAGGTTCGTCTAAGTGAATTGAATCTGATAGCTGTTGATGAAATTGATGTCTTAGCTCTGAAGCAAGCTGGTCTGATTCCCGCAAATGCTTCTAATGTAAAAGTTATTGCTTCTGGTGAAATTTCAAAAGCGGTTACCTTGAAAGGTGTAAAAGCTACTAAAGGTGCTAAGGCCGCAATTGAAGCTATTGGTGGCAAGATTGAGATATAA
- the rpsE gene encoding 30S ribosomal protein S5, whose translation MAKHEIEERGDGLIEKMVAVNRVTKVVKGGRIMAFSALTVVGDGDGRIGMGKGKSKEVPVAVQKAMDQARRSMIKVPLRNGTIHHEVIGRHGATKVFMQPAKEGSGVKAGGPMRLVFDAMGIHNISAKVHGSTNPYNIVRATLDGLSKLYTPADIAAKRGLTVEDILGVNHE comes from the coding sequence ATGGCAAAACATGAAATTGAAGAACGCGGTGACGGTCTGATTGAAAAGATGGTCGCAGTTAATCGCGTAACTAAAGTAGTTAAAGGTGGTCGTATTATGGCTTTCTCTGCGCTGACTGTTGTTGGTGATGGAGATGGTCGTATCGGTATGGGTAAGGGTAAATCAAAAGAAGTACCGGTTGCTGTACAAAAAGCAATGGATCAAGCTCGTCGCTCTATGATTAAAGTACCTTTGAGAAATGGTACGATTCATCACGAAGTTATTGGTCGTCATGGTGCTACTAAAGTATTTATGCAACCTGCTAAAGAAGGTAGTGGTGTGAAAGCCGGTGGTCCAATGCGTTTAGTATTTGATGCTATGGGTATCCATAACATTTCAGCTAAAGTACATGGTTCTACTAATCCTTACAATATTGTACGAGCTACATTAGACGGTTTATCTAAACTGTATACCCCTGCTGATATTGCTGCTAAACGCGGGTTGACAGTAGAAGATATTTTGGGAGTAAACCATGAGTGA
- the secY gene encoding preprotein translocase subunit SecY → MAKQQLSSALSNFGDLKKRLLFLFGALIVFRIGAHIPVPGVDAVALAKLYESAGNGILGMLNMFSGGSLERFSIFAIGIMPYISASIIVQLASEILPSLKALKKEGEAGRKLITKYTRYGTVLLAILQSLGVASFVFQQGVVVTSSFEFHVSTIVSLVTGTMFLMWLGEQITERGIGNGISLIITAGIASGIPSGITRIITLTNQGAMSMLMALFIVFGALLLIYLVVYFESAQRKIPIHYAKRQFNSGLGGQNTHMPFKLNMAGVIPPIFASSIILFPSTLLGWLGSADPNNILHTIAGLLQHGQILYIVLFAVTVIFFCYFYTALVFSPKEMAENLKKSGAFVPGIRPGEQTSRYLEKVVLHLTLFGALYITIICLIPELLTTFLNVPFYLGGTSLLILVVVTMDFSTQINSYRLTQQYDKLMSRSDVKSFSRK, encoded by the coding sequence GTGGCTAAACAGCAATTGTCATCAGCTTTGTCCAATTTTGGAGATCTTAAGAAACGTCTTTTATTTCTATTTGGGGCGTTAATTGTTTTTCGAATTGGTGCTCATATACCCGTTCCTGGAGTTGATGCTGTTGCTTTAGCCAAGTTATACGAAAGCGCTGGGAACGGTATCCTAGGAATGTTAAATATGTTTTCCGGTGGATCGTTAGAGCGCTTTAGTATATTTGCAATAGGCATTATGCCGTATATTTCTGCATCCATTATTGTTCAGCTGGCTTCAGAAATTTTACCCTCATTAAAGGCACTAAAAAAAGAAGGTGAAGCTGGTAGAAAGTTAATTACGAAATATACTAGATATGGCACTGTATTATTAGCAATACTACAGAGTCTAGGTGTTGCGTCCTTTGTATTTCAGCAGGGAGTTGTTGTAACAAGCTCATTTGAGTTTCATGTTTCCACCATAGTTTCTTTGGTAACAGGAACTATGTTCCTTATGTGGCTTGGTGAGCAGATTACTGAAAGAGGTATTGGGAACGGAATTTCTCTGATTATTACGGCTGGCATAGCTTCAGGCATTCCATCAGGTATTACGAGGATCATTACCTTGACAAATCAAGGTGCCATGAGCATGTTGATGGCATTATTTATTGTTTTTGGTGCCTTGTTATTAATTTATTTGGTTGTATATTTTGAAAGTGCACAGCGTAAGATTCCTATTCATTATGCGAAACGCCAGTTTAATAGCGGGTTGGGTGGTCAGAATACGCACATGCCTTTTAAGTTAAATATGGCTGGTGTTATTCCTCCTATTTTTGCTTCTAGTATTATTCTGTTTCCATCTACTCTTTTGGGTTGGCTTGGTTCAGCTGATCCAAATAATATTTTGCATACAATAGCAGGATTATTGCAGCACGGCCAGATTCTGTACATTGTTTTATTTGCGGTGACAGTAATTTTCTTCTGCTATTTTTATACGGCTTTGGTCTTCAGCCCTAAGGAGATGGCGGAGAATTTGAAGAAGAGTGGTGCTTTTGTCCCTGGGATTAGGCCTGGTGAACAAACTTCTAGATATTTAGAAAAAGTTGTATTGCATTTAACATTGTTTGGGGCACTCTATATTACGATTATTTGTTTAATTCCGGAGCTCTTAACTACGTTTCTAAATGTGCCTTTTTATTTGGGAGGTACTTCTTTGCTGATTCTAGTTGTTGTAACGATGGATTTTAGTACACAGATAAATTCATACAGGCTTACTCAGCAGTATGATAAGTTAATGAGCCGTTCAGACGTGAAGTCATTTTCTCGGAAATAG
- the rpsH gene encoding 30S ribosomal protein S8 yields MSMHDPISDMLTRVRNAQRANKATVAMPSSKLKCAIAKVLKDEGYIEDFTVSADAKPVLEIQLKYYAGRPVIEQIKRVSRPGLRIYKASSEIPSVMNGLGVAIVSTSKGVMTDRKARSEGVGGELLCIVA; encoded by the coding sequence ATGAGTATGCATGATCCTATTTCCGATATGTTGACTCGTGTTCGCAATGCGCAACGTGCTAATAAAGCAACAGTTGCCATGCCTTCCTCAAAATTGAAATGCGCAATTGCAAAAGTTTTGAAAGATGAAGGTTATATCGAGGATTTTACGGTTTCTGCTGATGCAAAACCGGTATTGGAAATTCAATTGAAATACTATGCAGGTCGTCCTGTGATTGAGCAAATCAAACGTGTTTCACGTCCAGGTTTGCGTATTTACAAAGCATCCAGCGAGATCCCTAGTGTAATGAATGGCTTGGGTGTTGCTATTGTTAGTACTTCTAAAGGTGTGATGACTGATCGCAAAGCCCGTTCTGAGGGTGTTGGTGGTGAGTTGTTGTGCATCGTAGCCTAG
- the rpsN gene encoding 30S ribosomal protein S14, with the protein MAKKALINRELKRQALAKKFAAKREAIFAVINDADATEEERFEARLKFQSIPRNAAPVRQRRRCALTGRPRGTFRKFGLGRIKIREIAMRGEIPGVVKASW; encoded by the coding sequence ATGGCTAAGAAAGCACTTATTAATCGTGAGCTGAAACGTCAGGCATTGGCAAAAAAATTTGCAGCTAAACGTGAGGCAATTTTTGCTGTTATTAATGATGCAGATGCGACTGAAGAAGAGCGTTTTGAGGCACGTTTGAAATTTCAATCCATTCCTCGTAATGCAGCACCTGTGCGTCAACGTCGTCGTTGTGCTTTAACAGGTCGTCCTCGTGGCACTTTCCGTAAATTTGGTTTGGGCCGTATTAAAATCCGTGAAATCGCTATGCGTGGCGAGATTCCTGGTGTTGTTAAAGCTAGCTGGTAA
- the rpsQ gene encoding 30S ribosomal protein S17: MSENKNVRTLQGKVVSDKMDKTVTVLVERKVKHPLYGKIIRLSTKIHAHDESNQYGIGDVVVIAETRPLSKTKSWVVKELVEKARAV; this comes from the coding sequence ATGAGCGAAAATAAAAATGTTCGTACTTTGCAAGGCAAAGTGGTAAGCGACAAGATGGACAAAACCGTTACGGTATTGGTTGAACGTAAAGTAAAACATCCTCTGTACGGTAAAATTATCCGTTTATCAACTAAAATCCATGCCCATGATGAAAGCAATCAATATGGGATTGGTGATGTAGTAGTAATTGCGGAGACTCGTCCACTGTCAAAAACCAAATCTTGGGTTGTTAAAGAACTGGTTGAGAAGGCACGTGCTGTTTAG
- the rplF gene encoding 50S ribosomal protein L6 — protein sequence MSRVAKNPVTVPAGVEVKFGTDALVIKGKNGELSFPLHSDVAIELNDGKLTFAAKNNSKQANAMSGTARALVNNMVKGVSEGFEKKLQLIGVGYRAQAQGKVLNLSLGFSHPIVYEMPEGVSVQTPSQTEIILTGADKQVVGQVAAEIRAFRSPEPYKGKGVRYVGEVVVMKEAKKK from the coding sequence ATGTCACGCGTCGCAAAAAACCCAGTGACTGTTCCTGCTGGTGTAGAAGTAAAATTCGGAACAGATGCATTGGTAATCAAAGGTAAAAATGGCGAATTGTCTTTTCCTTTGCATTCCGATGTTGCTATTGAATTGAACGATGGTAAATTGACTTTTGCTGCAAAAAATAACAGTAAGCAGGCTAATGCTATGTCTGGTACTGCTCGTGCATTGGTTAATAACATGGTTAAGGGTGTTTCAGAAGGTTTTGAGAAAAAACTTCAATTAATTGGTGTGGGTTATCGTGCCCAAGCTCAAGGTAAAGTTTTAAACTTGTCTTTGGGTTTCTCTCATCCGATCGTGTATGAAATGCCTGAAGGTGTTTCTGTTCAAACACCTAGTCAAACAGAAATTATTTTGACTGGTGCAGATAAACAAGTGGTTGGCCAAGTCGCTGCTGAAATTCGTGCATTCCGTTCTCCTGAACCTTATAAAGGCAAAGGTGTTCGTTATGTAGGTGAAGTAGTAGTGATGAAAGAAGCCAAGAAAAAATAA
- the rpmD gene encoding 50S ribosomal protein L30, with amino-acid sequence MSEQKKIKVTLVKSLIGTIESHRACARGLGLRRREHVVEVLDTPENRGMINKISYLLKVES; translated from the coding sequence ATGAGTGAGCAAAAAAAGATTAAAGTTACTTTGGTTAAGAGCTTGATTGGTACAATTGAATCTCATCGAGCTTGTGCTCGTGGTTTGGGTTTGCGTCGCCGCGAGCATGTAGTGGAGGTTTTGGATACCCCTGAAAACCGTGGTATGATTAATAAAATCAGCTACTTGTTGAAAGTGGAGTCTTGA
- the rplE gene encoding 50S ribosomal protein L5 → MARLREFYKNTVVPELVKQFGYKSVMEVPRIEKITLNMGVGEAVADKKVMEHAVSDLEKIAGQKPVVTVARKSIAGFKIRDNYPVGCKVTLRRDQMFEFLDRLITIALPRVRDFRGVSGKSFDGRGNYNMGVREQIIFPEIEYDKIDALRGLNITITTTAKTDEEAKALLSLFKFPFKG, encoded by the coding sequence ATGGCTCGTTTAAGAGAGTTTTATAAAAATACAGTTGTTCCTGAATTGGTTAAGCAATTTGGTTACAAATCAGTAATGGAAGTTCCGCGTATTGAGAAAATCACCTTAAATATGGGTGTAGGTGAGGCCGTTGCTGATAAAAAAGTCATGGAACATGCTGTTTCAGATTTAGAGAAAATTGCTGGCCAAAAACCGGTTGTTACGGTTGCTCGTAAATCTATCGCAGGTTTTAAAATCCGTGATAACTATCCGGTTGGTTGCAAAGTAACATTGCGTCGTGATCAAATGTTTGAATTCTTAGATCGTTTGATCACTATTGCATTGCCTCGTGTACGTGACTTCCGTGGTGTAAGCGGTAAATCATTTGATGGTCGTGGCAATTACAATATGGGCGTTCGTGAGCAAATTATTTTCCCGGAAATTGAATACGATAAAATTGATGCTTTGCGTGGTTTGAATATTACAATTACAACTACCGCAAAAACTGATGAAGAAGCGAAAGCTTTGTTGTCACTGTTCAAGTTTCCGTTTAAAGGATAA
- the rpsC gene encoding 30S ribosomal protein S3 — protein sequence MGQKINPTGFRLAVTKDWASKWFAKSTDFSAVLKQDIDVRNYLRKKLANASVGRVVIERPAKSARITIHSARPGVVIGKKGEDIEVLKRDLQALMGVPVHVNIEEIRKPELDAQIIADGIAQQLEKRVQFRRAMKRAMQNAMRSGAKGIKIMTSGRLNGADIARSEWYREGRVPLHTLRANVDYATSEAHTTYGVLGLKVWVYTEGNVKTSAKSEHEKKQRKAGGRNAAAN from the coding sequence ATGGGACAAAAGATTAACCCTACAGGCTTTCGCCTGGCGGTAACTAAAGACTGGGCTTCAAAATGGTTTGCTAAAAGCACCGACTTTTCTGCTGTTTTGAAACAAGATATTGATGTTCGTAACTACCTGCGTAAAAAATTGGCGAATGCTTCTGTTGGTCGCGTAGTTATTGAACGTCCTGCAAAATCTGCACGTATTACCATCCATTCCGCCCGTCCAGGCGTAGTAATTGGTAAAAAAGGTGAGGATATCGAAGTTCTGAAACGTGATTTGCAAGCCTTGATGGGTGTGCCTGTTCATGTGAATATTGAAGAAATCCGTAAACCTGAATTGGATGCACAAATTATTGCTGATGGTATTGCTCAGCAATTGGAAAAACGCGTTCAATTCCGCCGTGCTATGAAACGTGCTATGCAAAATGCTATGCGTTCAGGAGCAAAAGGTATCAAGATTATGACCTCAGGTCGTCTGAATGGTGCGGATATTGCTCGTAGCGAATGGTATCGTGAAGGTCGTGTACCTCTGCATACTTTGCGTGCAAACGTAGATTATGCGACTAGCGAAGCTCATACCACTTATGGCGTGCTGGGTCTGAAAGTTTGGGTTTATACTGAAGGTAATGTGAAGACTTCAGCTAAATCTGAGCATGAAAAGAAACAAAGAAAGGCAGGTGGACGTAATGCTGCAGCCAACTAG
- the rpsD gene encoding 30S ribosomal protein S4, whose product MARYIGPKCKLARREGTDLFLKSARRSLDSKCKIDSAPGQHGGKKPRLSDYGLQLREKQKIRRIYGVLERQFRRYFAEAERRKGSTGELLLQLLESRLDNVVYRMGFGSTRAEARQLVSHKAIAVNGQVVNIPSFQVKVGDVVSIREKAKKQVRIQEALSLATQVGLPGWVAVDANKLEGVFKNMPDRAELTGDINEQLVVEFYSK is encoded by the coding sequence ATGGCACGTTATATTGGCCCTAAATGTAAATTAGCACGTCGTGAAGGTACAGATTTGTTTTTGAAGAGTGCGCGTCGCTCTTTGGATTCCAAATGTAAAATTGATTCTGCTCCTGGTCAGCATGGTGGAAAAAAACCACGTTTGTCAGACTATGGTTTGCAGTTGCGTGAAAAGCAAAAAATTCGTCGCATTTATGGCGTATTAGAGCGTCAGTTCCGCCGTTATTTCGCGGAAGCAGAGCGTCGCAAAGGATCTACCGGCGAGTTGCTATTGCAGTTGTTAGAGTCTCGTTTGGATAATGTTGTTTATCGTATGGGTTTTGGCTCTACTCGTGCAGAAGCAAGACAACTTGTCTCCCACAAGGCTATAGCTGTTAATGGGCAAGTTGTAAATATTCCCTCTTTCCAAGTGAAGGTTGGTGATGTTGTCTCTATTCGCGAAAAAGCTAAAAAGCAAGTACGTATTCAAGAGGCATTGAGTCTGGCTACTCAAGTTGGTTTGCCTGGTTGGGTTGCTGTGGATGCTAATAAACTTGAGGGTGTATTCAAGAATATGCCAGATCGCGCGGAATTGACCGGTGATATTAATGAACAGCTGGTGGTAGAGTTCTACTCTAAATAA
- a CDS encoding DNA-directed RNA polymerase subunit alpha, whose translation MQNSTTEFLKPRQIDVNTFSATHARVSMQPFERGFGHTLGNALRRILLSSMNGFAPTEVAITGVLHEYSTLDGVQEDVVDILLNVKGIVFKLHGRSQVQLTLKKSGSGVVSAGDIELPHDVEILNPDHIICHLADNGQIEMEIKVEQGRGYQSVSGRQVVRDENRQIGSIQLDASFSPISRVSFEVEPARVEQRTDLDKLVLDIETDGSIDPEEAVRSAARILIDQMSIFADLQGTPVEEVEEKAPPIDPVLLRPVDDLELTVRSANCLKAEDIYYIGDLIQRTETELLKTPNLGRKSLNEIKEVLASKGLTLGSKLEAWPPVGLEKP comes from the coding sequence ATGCAGAATAGCACAACCGAATTTTTGAAGCCTCGTCAAATTGATGTAAATACTTTTTCTGCAACTCATGCAAGAGTATCTATGCAACCATTTGAGCGTGGTTTCGGTCATACTTTAGGTAATGCTTTGCGTCGTATCTTACTGTCATCCATGAATGGTTTTGCTCCTACAGAGGTGGCTATTACCGGTGTTTTGCATGAATATTCTACCCTTGACGGGGTTCAAGAAGATGTTGTTGATATCTTGTTGAATGTTAAGGGTATTGTATTTAAACTCCACGGGCGTAGCCAAGTTCAACTTACGTTGAAGAAGTCAGGTTCTGGTGTGGTATCTGCAGGTGATATTGAATTGCCGCATGATGTAGAAATCCTGAATCCTGACCATATCATTTGTCATTTGGCTGATAATGGTCAAATTGAAATGGAGATTAAAGTAGAGCAAGGTCGTGGTTATCAATCTGTTTCGGGTCGTCAGGTTGTTCGTGATGAGAATCGTCAGATTGGTTCAATCCAGTTGGATGCGAGCTTTTCGCCCATCAGCCGTGTTAGCTTTGAAGTTGAACCTGCACGTGTAGAGCAACGGACAGATCTTGATAAATTGGTTTTAGATATTGAGACTGATGGTTCAATTGATCCTGAGGAAGCTGTGCGCAGTGCGGCACGTATTTTAATTGATCAGATGTCTATTTTTGCTGATTTACAGGGTACACCTGTAGAGGAAGTTGAAGAAAAAGCTCCCCCTATTGACCCTGTTCTCTTGCGTCCTGTAGACGATTTGGAATTGACAGTACGTTCAGCTAATTGTCTGAAAGCTGAAGATATTTATTATATTGGCGATTTGATTCAACGCACTGAAACTGAGCTTCTTAAAACTCCGAATTTAGGGCGAAAATCTTTAAATGAAATTAAAGAAGTATTGGCATCTAAAGGTTTGACACTGGGTTCTAAG
- the rpmJ gene encoding 50S ribosomal protein L36, translating to MRVQPSVKKICRNCKIIRRNRVVRVICTDPRHKQRQG from the coding sequence ATGCGTGTACAACCATCCGTTAAGAAAATTTGTCGTAATTGTAAGATTATTCGCCGAAATCGTGTAGTTCGTGTAATTTGCACTGATCCCCGTCATAAACAGCGTCAAGGTTAA
- the infA gene encoding translation initiation factor IF-1, with the protein MAKEDTIQMQGEILETLPNATFKVKLENDHIVLGHISGKMRMHYIRISPGDKVTVELTPYDLTRARIVFRAR; encoded by the coding sequence ATGGCAAAAGAAGATACTATTCAAATGCAGGGTGAAATCCTTGAAACTTTACCTAATGCTACTTTTAAAGTAAAACTAGAGAATGACCATATAGTATTAGGTCATATTTCTGGAAAGATGCGGATGCATTACATCCGTATTTCTCCGGGAGATAAGGTTACAGTGGAACTGACGCCTTACGATTTAACTAGGGCTCGAATTGTTTTTAGAGCAAGATAA
- the rplX gene encoding 50S ribosomal protein L24, translating to MNKIIKGDQVVVIAGKDKGKQGQVVRVLGDKVVVEGVNVVKRHQKPNPMRGIEGGIITKEMPLDISNVAILNPETNKADRVGIKLIENEGKVKRVRFFKSNGSIIGA from the coding sequence ATGAATAAAATCATTAAAGGCGATCAGGTTGTAGTAATTGCCGGTAAAGATAAAGGTAAGCAAGGTCAGGTAGTTCGAGTATTGGGTGATAAAGTTGTTGTTGAAGGTGTGAATGTTGTGAAGCGCCATCAAAAACCTAATCCAATGCGTGGCATTGAGGGTGGCATTATTACTAAAGAAATGCCTTTAGATATTTCTAATGTTGCAATCCTGAATCCAGAAACTAATAAAGCAGACCGTGTTGGTATTAAGCTGATTGAAAATGAAGGCAAAGTTAAACGCGTTCGTTTCTTCAAATCAAATGGCTCTATCATTGGAGCATAA
- the rplR gene encoding 50S ribosomal protein L18 has product MDKHATRLRRARKTRARIADLKMVRLCVFRSNNHIYAQVISAEGDKVLAQASTLEAEVRSSLKSGGNVEAAAVVGKRIAEKAKAVGVEKVAFDRSGFQYHGRVKALAEAARENGLSF; this is encoded by the coding sequence ATGGATAAACATGCAACCCGACTCCGTCGTGCACGCAAAACCCGTGCACGTATCGCGGACTTGAAAATGGTAAGATTATGTGTGTTCCGCAGCAATAATCATATTTATGCTCAAGTAATTAGTGCTGAAGGTGATAAAGTATTGGCTCAAGCCTCTACATTGGAAGCTGAAGTACGTAGTAGCCTGAAATCAGGTGGCAACGTTGAAGCAGCAGCTGTAGTTGGTAAGCGTATTGCTGAAAAAGCTAAAGCAGTAGGTGTTGAAAAAGTTGCTTTTGACCGTTCAGGTTTCCAATATCACGGTCGTGTGAAAGCTTTGGCTGAAGCTGCGCGTGAAAATGGTTTAAGCTTCTAA
- the rpsK gene encoding 30S ribosomal protein S11, which translates to MAKANTASRVRKKVRKTVSEGIVHVHASFNNTIITITDRQGNALSWATSGGAGFKGSRKSTPFAAQVAAEAAGKVAQEYGVKNLEVRIKGPGPGRESSVRALNALGFKITSITDVTPLPHNGCRPPKKRRI; encoded by the coding sequence ATGGCTAAAGCAAACACAGCTTCGCGTGTACGTAAAAAAGTACGTAAAACCGTAAGCGAAGGTATTGTTCACGTTCATGCATCTTTCAACAATACCATCATTACAATCACTGACCGTCAAGGCAATGCATTGTCTTGGGCTACCTCTGGCGGCGCTGGTTTTAAAGGTTCTCGTAAAAGTACACCATTTGCAGCGCAAGTTGCAGCAGAAGCAGCTGGTAAAGTTGCCCAAGAGTATGGCGTTAAAAATTTAGAGGTTCGCATTAAAGGCCCTGGTCCTGGTCGCGAATCATCTGTACGTGCTTTAAACGCTCTTGGTTTCAAGATTACCAGCATTACTGACGTTACCCCGTTGCCTCATAACGGTTGCCGTCCGCCTAAAAAACGTCGTATTTAA
- the rplV gene encoding 50S ribosomal protein L22, which translates to MRVNAQHKNARISAQKARLVADLIRGKDVAQALNILTFSPKKGAELIKKVLESAIANAEHNNGADIDELKVVTIFVDKGPSLKRFQARAKGRGNRIEKQTCHINVTVGN; encoded by the coding sequence ATGAGAGTAAATGCACAACATAAAAATGCCCGTATCTCTGCTCAAAAGGCTCGTTTGGTAGCTGATTTGATTCGTGGTAAAGACGTTGCCCAAGCTTTGAATATTTTGACTTTCAGTCCTAAAAAAGGTGCTGAGTTGATTAAAAAAGTATTGGAATCAGCTATTGCTAATGCTGAGCACAATAACGGTGCTGACATTGATGAGTTGAAAGTAGTAACTATCTTTGTTGACAAAGGTCCAAGCTTGAAACGTTTCCAAGCTCGTGCCAAAGGTCGCGGTAACCGCATTGAAAAACAAACTTGTCATATCAATGTGACAGTGGGCAACTAA